In the genome of Anabaena cylindrica PCC 7122, the window ATAAGCATAGTTGCCTACTACTTGCACATCCCTAGCATAGCTGGGTGTATCATAACTGCCCTTGAGTGTGGGTTTAGTGGGGTTGCTGATGTCGATGATTTGTAGTCCTTTATCATCATCAGCCACATAAGCGTAGTTGCCTACTACTTGTACACTTAGACCACCAGAAATTTTGTAACTTCCCTTAACAATGGGCTGGGCAGGATTGCTAATATCAATGATATCCAACCTATCGCCCACTGCATAAGCGTAGTTACCAACGACTGTCAAAGCATTGGCATAGCTTAAACGATCCCATTCCCCCACTAATATGGGTATAAATACTCCTTGATAGGTTGCTAGAGTTTCTTCACTAAAAATAACAGATGTCCCATTATTTTCAGGAATATTAACTTCTAACTCCCAATTTCCCCCTAAAGCTGCATTTCCCGTTTTTGTTGCTGACGCGCTAATGGTTGCGTTGGTAATCTCATGTAATTTTCTAATAAATTCTTCTCCAGCATCTCCCGCAGCGACATTACAGCCATAGAGTAGAATTCTTTTGCTTTGCCAACGCTGCAACAATTCAGCATATTTACTGATGTTATCTAAATTCAGTTGACTATTCCCTAAATACAAACATCCCGGAGAACCGTGAGAAACGATATGAATGGTTGTAATTTGGGTATGTCGTTCTAAAACTTCCGTAATTTCCTCAATTCCGTCTCGATTTTGGGAAAGGATAACTGCTTCTACACCCTCCATAACTCCTGTTTGTAGGGTTTGATAGTCAGAAACAGAGGAATCAATGAAGACAATGGTAGAGGTTTGATTGAGTAAATAGTTGTTTAGCATATTTTTGATTTTTGCACCTGGTAATGAAGTGTAGTTTCTTGTTGCATTGTAGATAGGGTTTAGCATTGCTAAACCCCTACCAATTAATTTTAATGCACAGACTTTTCGGAGACTAAATTCATTAATGCGGAATTGTGCAATTTTGGATGAAAAATGGGGAATTAGGGTTTACCGTTCAGAAATCCAATCAATACCACTCCTAGGATAATTGATCCGCCACTAAGTATAAATGACCAGAAGCGATGGTAACTGTTGACAATTGTGCCGTTTTCGCCTTCTAGTTGGATTAAATCCATCCAAGGCATAACTCCCCGACGAAACCAACCAATAGTTCCAACTTGTTGACCAATCAGGGTTTCTACCCGCTTCATCCCAAAGAGGAAGTTACCAATGGGGCCAAAACGTGAGGCGTAATGTAAATAAAGCATTCCGCTGGGGTCTTGGAGTTTCAAATCAGAACCAAATTTATAACCAGAGTCACCACGACCGATTAATTCCCCTTGTAATTTGGCAGGTTGTCCACGCAAAGGACTTGCATAGGGGTCTGACATTAAGGTGAGAATATCTGTTGCTGGTGCTTTCATGTAGTCGGGGAACATGACAAAGGCTTTGATTAATATGCCGATTCCTAAACCAATAAATGGCGCACCCAGCATTAAACCTGGGTTGGAGGTGGTTGAAACTGACCAAAGTAACACGCCGATAAATAAGCCAAGAAATAAACCGATCGCTTCTGCACCATATAAGACAACATCTAAGAAGAAGTTGCCGTAAAGCTTTTTCTTATTCAGGGTCTGACCTTCACCCATGACTTTTCCCATGTCAAACTCTGTGGGTAAACCCAGTTGTTCTGCATAGGTGCTAAGGGCGCGGACTCGTTTACCTGTGAGGGGATGAGTTGAGTTTAATTCCATCCACCAACCCCAAGGGTTAAACATATCCCACAAAAAGATGCGACCAATTTTTTGCGGGTCGGAGGAAATGCGGTAAGCTGTACCGGTTGTGGTTGCGGCTTTGTGGTCATAAATGCCTAAAGCACGAGTTCCTTCGATTAAACGGCTGGGTTCTTGGGCGCGTGAACCTTCTTCTACGATGCCATAGGCAATTTTGACTAAGGCGCGGGAGAGTCCGTTGGGATTTCCTGTGGTTTCGGCTGCAAAGTGGTCTGCAAAATATTCTCTGGTACGAGAGAGATATAACAGCAGGTAAGTACCAATAATGTAAAAGATGTAAGCAACAAAACCAGCAGTTTCTAAAGCATCTTTGATTTTGTTGTCGCCACCACCACGGGTAAATCTGCGGGCTGTGCTGTAAACCAGGTAGCAAATCTGGACTAAGGTGGAAGCTACCGTCATGACGGCAAAGTCCCAGTGGACTATATGCCCTAGTTCGTGGGCGTAGACGGTAGCAACTTCATCATCGTCTAAGTAGGTGAAAAGTCCTTGGCTGACGACTAACCGGGCGCTGTTAGGTAAGGAACCGTAGGTAAAAGCGGTGGGGTTTTGGTCGTCGATGATTCCCAGTCGGGGGGTGGTGA includes:
- a CDS encoding zinc metalloprotease HtpX, with amino-acid sequence MSLQSGLDAFQQGQYQEAVYLLEEFSQNSLELNSPDYLTAQMWLMKAYQKTGDTEQATILWQKLINSDNPQVREWAEQDRPFFSSVTQPSFQKAGRAAAVGVNLAMKGVGGSLALASGITIALLFGMVFVLGLSLVLIASSSDPVTGLAIAIAITLIFNLAAFFFSPFLMDLSQNWLYKTRWVNLAEIENLSPETGKIIRQVCQQKNITTPRLGIIDDQNPTAFTYGSLPNSARLVVSQGLFTYLDDDEVATVYAHELGHIVHWDFAVMTVASTLVQICYLVYSTARRFTRGGGDNKIKDALETAGFVAYIFYIIGTYLLLYLSRTREYFADHFAAETTGNPNGLSRALVKIAYGIVEEGSRAQEPSRLIEGTRALGIYDHKAATTTGTAYRISSDPQKIGRIFLWDMFNPWGWWMELNSTHPLTGKRVRALSTYAEQLGLPTEFDMGKVMGEGQTLNKKKLYGNFFLDVVLYGAEAIGLFLGLFIGVLLWSVSTTSNPGLMLGAPFIGLGIGILIKAFVMFPDYMKAPATDILTLMSDPYASPLRGQPAKLQGELIGRGDSGYKFGSDLKLQDPSGMLYLHYASRFGPIGNFLFGMKRVETLIGQQVGTIGWFRRGVMPWMDLIQLEGENGTIVNSYHRFWSFILSGGSIILGVVLIGFLNGKP